CAGAAGCTGCATCAGCCGTAAATAGCGGTCTATATCGAACGTAACCGTTAAATCTTGATAAACCCGTATATCTCCATCATCATCAGCCCATATGTTGTCTTTTAATGCTGCTTCATCTAAAAAAATAACCATCTCGCGCGTACCTGTGTATCCATATTGAAAGTGGTATTTCATCGCTGCTTCCTTTCTTTCAGACAGCCTGAAGGCGGTCTGAATCATTTGTTGCAAAAATCAGTCTTGCCACAATCGGATTCGGCAAAGTCCGTTATTGACGGCAGATTGAACGGCGTAATATTCAGAGAAACCTTCTTCTTCAGCCCAAGCAAGGTATTTGAACAGCCTGTTTTTAATATCGCTTTTGATTTTCATCAGCCCGCTTTCAGTTAAGACAAGGGGCATACTGCACACCATCCCGCGCTCCAATGTCATTTCATCCACAATCTGAAAGAAATGGCGGATACAGTTTCTGCTCTGAGGTGTCAGCTTTATCAGACAACCCTCCTGTCTGTGATTCGGACGGCCGATATAACAACGTGTACCCATCTCAAATGCCTCTCGATTTGGACGTTTTCATGTATGCGTCGGACAGGTAGCGACTGAAATCGCTGAAACGCCCCCGTACCCATTCATTGTCTGTATTGCATCGCCCCTGTTTAGCCAGCAGTTGCTTTGCCCATGTTTTCATCATCGGGAATTTCTCTGCAAATGCTTCGTTATAACCCACTTGTTTCTCAAAGAAATGTCCGTTTTTCTTGTCGAGGTCAATAAAGAAACAGGCGAGTTCCCGATGGTCGGGGTATTTTCGGTTTTGAATCAGCAGGGTCAGTTTGCCGCCTTTGAGACGGTAATCGGCAATGAAGAAGCGCAGGTCTTCGTACAATGTCGGGTTGTATTTTTTCGATAAGCCCAAACCCCACTCTAGGGTGTACCAGCAATCTTCAAATGCCGCTTTCAGGTTTTTTCCTGCGGTATGACATGCTATCCAGCCCATGATTTTTTTCCTTTTCTGATATATTCTGCTTTTCGGACGGCTACAACAGGCCGTCCGAAACTTGGTTAACGATTACCACCAACTGTCATAAAAGACTGCCAAGCCGTTTGCTATGGCATCGCGAGCGGTTGCAATAAATTTCTTGGTCTCTTCTATGTCTTCGGGGTACACCTCTTCTCCACCGAAGAAAAAGCCCGGCGTATATTCCAGTTCGTCTTTTTCTAACTCCTGCTCTAACCGTTCCAAGTCCTCTAGCTCCAGCCTTACCGTTCGGCAGTTAAACACTTCGTCTTGCCCGCCTTTTTCTCGGTAAAGCTCTTCCATCCATCCGTGCAGGTGGTTGAATTTGCGCCAGTAGGCTATGTCGGTTAGCTGCGCTTGCTCGCGCTCTTCATCGGTTTGCGGCATCACATCGGTTTGTCGGTCGCCCGCAAACTCGGCGCGCATGGTGTAGCCGTACATGTCCAATCCCATAGTCATTCCTTTCATGCGAAATAATTAACAATGCAACGATACAACCATCGGGGGCGGTCGCCGCCGTGTTGTGATGTCGTTAAAAATTTCAAAGCGCAAAAAGTCCAGACTGGCTTTGTGCGGCTTTCATCTTTGTCCGGTGCGCCCGTGGCGTGGTGGAAAAGGTGGAAGACGTGCAAAGACACTCGTCTTGGTCTGGACTTTTTGCGCTTTGAAATTTAGACATCTAGAGGCAACACGGCGGCGACCGCCCCCGATGGTTGTTTACGGGACAGCCGCTTGCGGCGTTTCCGCCTTTGGGCGGAATTTTTAAAAACGCTTTAGGGCGTTTTTTGGCACTCGTTGCCTATCCTGCGTCTAGTTTAAAAATAGGTTTATTTAGGAAATTTTGCGTTTTTAGCAGGGGTGAGGTACGCGCGGACTTGGATAGTAACGTTTGCAATTTTGGATTGCATTAGTTACAAATAGTTTTATATGGATATTAATTAGATAATGCTAGATATTAGTTAGATTATTATTGGTATTTGTTAGATATTTTGCTAGACAAAAATAGATATTAATTGGTATATTTATAGATAACTATAGACTTTATTAGATTAATTTAGATAATAATTGGATAGGATTAGTATGCCGAAAATATCAGCAGCCGAATTTATTCAAGCTCATCAGAAAAAAGGTCGGAGCTCAAAGCTGGAACCGTACCGAGAAGATATTCTGCTGCTTAAATCTCAAGGTTTCACTCAGCAGCAAATACTAGATTTTTTAAAGATGAATGGCATTACTGTGGGGATGACTACGTTAAACTGGTTTATCCGTAGCCGGACAGAAACTGATGAAAAAAAATCTGTGCGGCAGAATCAGAAATTTCCTAGTCATGTGCCTTCGGAAAAACCGGAAATAACCGAGCATTCCTCGGCACAAAATCAGCAGCAAGAAAAAGTGCGAAAATCTCAACTAGATGTAGCGCAACAAACTGAAAAAAACGCTGGTACTGTTGAGCCAAAGAATGCGGCTAATTCAGAAACCCCCTGAAACTCCGCCGGGTGAGCCTCGGAAATTTAAATTTAAACCTTCTGAAGTTGATGCAAAAAAATTGATGTAAATAAGGCCGTCTGAATCTTTTCAGACGGCCTCTTCAAAAAAACTTGTACCTAACGTCCATAGTGAAAGCGGCAAGCATAAACTGTTACCGTATCTTCTTCTACGGAGTAAACCAGTCTGTGTTCCCGATCTATCCTACGCGACCACAAACCTGATTTCTGATGCCTAAGTGCTGTAACTTCATATTGATATTCCGTTTGGTTCGTATCTACATTGTGGATACTTTTAGCTTGAAGCGTCAAAAATATGTCTTCCTAAACCAAATTATCCACAAAAAACGTGAATATCCCCCTGCTAAACACCTTAAACGTCTATTTCTAAATTAAAAAATAATTTGCACAAAAAATTATCAGGCCGAATGGCCTTATTAATATCTGTAATTGGTCTCTGATGTGATCTCTGTATAGATATTGTCCGTCGCGTACAAACAACTTTGCCCGATTTGAGCAAGGTACAATGTACAAATTGTACAAAGATATGATTTATAATGATTTTTTAGATTGGAAAAAATGATTATAGAAATATCTGAAATCGGCTTTTCAGACGGCCTCAAACCTTAGAACCATCAAAAAGGCATAAAAAAACGGCTGACACAGGGTATCAGCCGTAAAAAACTGCTCGAGCAAGGCTCAAAAGCAGGGTGAAGACAGGTTTTGAATGTGTTTGGCCAGCACTAAGGTGCAATAAGGTTTCAGTCCTTATTGTGCTTATTTTCAGCCTTTTTTCCTCAGGTATTGCAGTATGTTTTGATAGTTTTTGTTTTTGCTTATATCGGGCTTGTCGGATGAAGATTGGGTTGTTCGTTCACGCTCTGCCAACTGCTCGGCTAGTTCGCGTTCAATTTGCTTGCGCTGTTCCTGTATGCTTTTTTCAGTGGGCTTGTAGGGTTGGTTTCGATCATCTGCAAAGAAACCTATCCAGCCTTTGAGAATGGATTTTTCCATAATAGGCCGTAGGTCTAGATTTTGATTGTGGAGAGCTGCCAGTTGTTTGATGGCGGTTTTTTTCATGGAATTACCCGTTGTCTTGCCTTTTTCGGCCACCATGTCTAGCCAAGCCTGCCACAGCTTGAGCGGAATAAATTTGGGAATGCGGAAGTTGTCTCTGTCGTAGTGGTAGTTGCTGACGGCTTCCGGTACGGGAACGCCACGCATTTTGCAGATTTTGGCGAGTAATGCTTCGCGATTGATATACCAGTGCATTTTCCCGTGCACGCCGCCACGCCGGTATTGCACCAAGCCTTGTTCGAGCAAGATACGGCGCGCTTTCTCATAGCCGCGTCGGGTGAGGCTAAGTTCTTTTTTCAAATCGTTTGCGGTCTTGTAAATCCAGCCTTTCTTGTGTGGTTCTTTATCGGCTACGTCGCTCCACCAAAACAAATTGGACAGGAACGAGGCCGTCTGAAAATCGTTGGCACACAGTGGCATAAATTCATCAAAGACTTGGATGAATTTGTTTTCAAGGAAATGGCGCAGGTCGGCGATTTGCATAACTAGATTACTCTGAATTCTTCACGATTTTATGAAGTTCCAATAAAGCCGTTCCAGTTTCAAAGGAAATGGCCTTTTTGCTTTTTGTATTTTGAGTTCGATAGTAATTATTTTTGACCTGTGAAATAAAGCCTTGTGAACAACCACAAAAGTCAGCAATTTGCTTTTGTGAATATCCCGCGTCTTGTATATCTTGAATAATCTGTGTCCAGTCCATGAAAAATCCTTTCGATTACGCAAACTATTTTAATTAGAAAGCTAATTTTTATCAATAACCAAACTAATTAAGTAAAACCATAGACTAATCTTTTTGCTAGAGAGCAAGCTATGGAACATATTGGAGATAGAATTAGAGCAGCTCGATTGAATTTGGAGTTAAGTCAAGCTGAATTGGCTAAACGTGCAAATGTCAGCCAGGGGACTATTGGCCAGTTGGAAAGTGGACGTAATCAGAGTTCCGCAAAAATAATAGAGTTGGCTGCTGCTCTCAATGTTTCGCCTGAGTGGTTGCTTTATGGGAAAAATCCCCCGTCTATTGT
Above is a genomic segment from Neisseria weaveri containing:
- a CDS encoding Txe/YoeB family addiction module toxin; translation: MTLQAKSIHNVDTNQTEYQYEVTALRHQKSGLWSRRIDREHRLVYSVEEDTVTVYACRFHYGR
- a CDS encoding phosphoglycerate kinase, coding for MGLDMYGYTMRAEFAGDRQTDVMPQTDEEREQAQLTDIAYWRKFNHLHGWMEELYREKGGQDEVFNCRTVRLELEDLERLEQELEKDELEYTPGFFFGGEEVYPEDIEETKKFIATARDAIANGLAVFYDSWW